One stretch of Pseudomonas fragi DNA includes these proteins:
- a CDS encoding nuclear transport factor 2 family protein, translating into MEQNALLARLDRLESIEEIRQLAGKYSLSLDMRDLDAHVNLFAEDIRVGREKTGRAHLKAWVDDTLRDQFHGTSHHLGQHLIEFTDPDHAVGVVYSKNEHETGPEWVTMQMLYWDDYERMQGRWYFRRRLPCYWYASDLNKPPIGTQKMRWPGREPYAGTFHDLFPSWTEFWAQRPDKEQLPQVAPAAPVEHFLATLRRGAGAPKIRVR; encoded by the coding sequence ATGGAACAGAACGCCTTGCTAGCCCGTCTCGACCGACTGGAGTCGATTGAAGAAATCCGCCAGTTGGCCGGCAAGTATTCGCTGTCGCTGGACATGCGCGACCTCGATGCCCACGTCAACCTGTTTGCTGAAGACATTCGCGTGGGCCGCGAAAAAACCGGGCGTGCGCACCTCAAGGCCTGGGTCGATGACACCCTGCGCGACCAGTTTCACGGCACCTCCCATCACCTGGGCCAGCACCTGATCGAGTTTACCGACCCCGACCATGCGGTGGGCGTGGTGTATTCCAAGAACGAGCACGAGACCGGCCCCGAATGGGTGACCATGCAAATGCTCTATTGGGATGACTACGAGCGTATGCAGGGGCGCTGGTATTTCCGCCGCCGCCTGCCGTGCTACTGGTACGCCAGTGACCTCAACAAACCGCCGATCGGCACGCAAAAAATGCGCTGGCCGGGGCGCGAACCCTACGCCGGTACGTTTCACGACCTGTTCCCGTCTTGGACCGAATTCTGGGCCCAACGCCCGGACAAGGAACAACTGCCGCAAGTGGCGCCAGCTGCCCCGGTCGAACACTTTCTTGCCACCCTGCGCCGCGGGGCTGGTGCGCCGAAAATTCGCGTGCGCTGA
- a CDS encoding SDR family NAD(P)-dependent oxidoreductase, which translates to MGTRLQGKVAFVTGAGSGIGAATALRFAEEGARVVLCGRRIEPLQAVAAQIRDSGGCAECAVADVSNEAAYVAAINDAAQRHGRLDILVNNAMAYSWGAIDSTSTADWHSNFATTVDGTFWGTRTALGLMRAQGSGSIINLASICGQFGTPWMAGYSAAKAAVINFSRAAASEGASHNIRCNVVSPGVVETPATAGMLTDDKTRTNTEKLIPLKRVGQPVEVANAILFLASDEASYITGACLPVDGGRSSELYTVLE; encoded by the coding sequence ATGGGTACTCGTTTACAGGGCAAGGTTGCATTTGTTACCGGCGCCGGTTCCGGCATCGGGGCGGCTACGGCGTTGCGGTTTGCCGAGGAGGGCGCGCGGGTGGTGCTCTGTGGTCGGCGCATCGAGCCATTGCAGGCCGTCGCCGCGCAGATCCGTGACAGCGGTGGGTGCGCCGAGTGCGCAGTGGCCGATGTCAGCAATGAAGCGGCCTATGTCGCAGCCATCAACGATGCGGCGCAGCGCCACGGCCGCCTGGACATTCTGGTCAACAACGCGATGGCCTACAGCTGGGGCGCGATTGACAGCACCTCGACCGCTGACTGGCATTCGAACTTTGCCACCACTGTGGACGGCACCTTTTGGGGCACGCGCACGGCCCTGGGCCTGATGCGTGCCCAGGGCAGCGGCTCGATCATCAACCTGGCGTCGATCTGCGGGCAGTTCGGTACGCCGTGGATGGCCGGTTACTCGGCCGCCAAGGCGGCGGTGATCAACTTCAGCCGCGCTGCGGCCAGTGAAGGTGCCAGCCACAATATCCGTTGCAACGTGGTCAGCCCGGGTGTGGTCGAGACCCCGGCCACGGCAGGCATGCTCACCGATGACAAGACGCGCACCAATACCGAAAAACTCATCCCGCTCAAACGCGTCGGCCAGCCGGTGGAAGTGGCCAACGCCATTCTGTTCCTGGCCAGCGACGAAGCTTCTTACATCACCGGTGCTTGCCTGCCGGTGGATGGCGGGCGCAGCAGCGAGCTGTACACGGTACTGGAATAA
- a CDS encoding SDR family NAD(P)-dependent oxidoreductase, whose protein sequence is MKLLNKVAFVTGAGQGMGRAIVRHFAEQGAKVVAADINLEAARQSIEGLGDMALAVSCNVADSDSVATAMAGVYAHFGSLDVLVNNAGIGSIDAFAQTPDEHWQRVIGVNLTGTFFCSREAVKLMLAAATPGVIINISSTAALTGEGPSHYCAAKAGVMGLTRSMARELAGNGIRVNTIVPGPTNTPMMADIPDDWMQSMLKAIPLGRMGETHEIARVAAFLASEDAAFITGQNLAVNGGMAFI, encoded by the coding sequence ATGAAACTGCTGAATAAAGTGGCGTTTGTAACGGGTGCAGGCCAGGGCATGGGGCGGGCGATCGTGCGCCACTTTGCCGAGCAAGGGGCCAAGGTCGTTGCCGCCGATATCAACCTCGAAGCCGCACGCCAGAGTATTGAAGGCTTGGGCGACATGGCGCTGGCTGTGAGTTGCAATGTGGCCGACAGCGACTCGGTGGCCACGGCAATGGCGGGGGTTTACGCCCATTTCGGCAGCCTCGATGTGCTGGTCAACAACGCCGGCATCGGCTCCATCGATGCCTTCGCGCAAACCCCTGACGAGCACTGGCAACGGGTGATCGGGGTCAACCTCACCGGGACGTTTTTCTGCAGCCGTGAAGCGGTAAAACTGATGCTTGCCGCTGCCACGCCCGGGGTGATTATCAATATCTCCAGCACCGCGGCGCTTACCGGTGAAGGCCCCAGCCATTACTGCGCGGCCAAGGCCGGGGTAATGGGCCTGACCCGCAGCATGGCCCGCGAACTGGCAGGCAACGGCATACGCGTCAACACCATCGTTCCGGGCCCGACCAACACGCCGATGATGGCCGACATCCCGGACGACTGGATGCAAAGCATGCTCAAGGCCATCCCCCTGGGCCGCATGGGCGAAACCCATGAAATCGCCCGTGTCGCCGCCTTTCTGGCCAGCGAAGACGCAGCATTCATCACCGGCCAGAACCTCGCGGTCAACGGCGGCATGGCGTTTATCTGA
- a CDS encoding spinster family MFS transporter, producing MSIPLRPTWRTHYALGVLAAIYIFNYIDRLLMAILIEPVKAEFGISDTGIGLLSGVTFAVFYTLFGFPLGRLSDRIGRKKVIAFSCIAWSVMTIFCGFAASFAMLVIARIGVAIGEAGGTAPSMAMVSDLYPPERRSTALSVLMLGSSLGAIFGLGLGGWIAQHYGWRFAFVVIGAPGIFLGLLLLLTVRAPKPARLVSPSLVAQDHWAVTVRQLFQTPSFFWLVCTGGSAAIAGYAIGTWSPSFLIRSHGLSLQDAGLLAGVAGGAGATFGTLTCGILCDRLARRDKGWQIGVPLLGTLISIPFGLAYFLWPVGTAFYVGNTPVPSAFLFYGVFSFFGTWWATPCLGAISHLFPATRLAQATAIFVMAMTLLGVGVGPLLIGMLSDGFAHTLGNEGLRYALASCVSLLVLASVFLALALPRYRNHLMNKTPTPAPLADAATA from the coding sequence GTGTCCATACCCTTGCGCCCCACCTGGCGAACCCATTACGCACTCGGCGTCTTGGCTGCCATCTATATCTTCAACTACATAGACCGGCTGCTGATGGCCATTTTGATCGAGCCGGTCAAAGCCGAGTTCGGCATTTCCGATACCGGTATCGGCCTGCTCTCAGGCGTGACCTTTGCCGTGTTCTACACCCTGTTCGGCTTTCCACTGGGGCGCCTGTCCGACCGTATCGGGCGCAAGAAGGTGATTGCCTTTAGCTGCATCGCCTGGAGCGTGATGACCATTTTCTGCGGCTTCGCCGCCAGCTTTGCCATGCTGGTGATAGCGCGTATCGGGGTGGCCATCGGCGAAGCCGGGGGGACCGCACCGTCAATGGCGATGGTCTCGGACCTGTACCCGCCCGAACGCCGTTCCACCGCCCTGTCGGTATTGATGCTGGGCTCAAGCCTGGGAGCGATTTTCGGTCTGGGCCTGGGCGGCTGGATCGCCCAGCATTACGGCTGGCGTTTCGCATTTGTGGTGATCGGTGCGCCGGGAATTTTCCTCGGGCTGCTCCTGCTGCTTACCGTGCGCGCGCCCAAACCGGCACGGCTGGTAAGCCCCAGTCTGGTGGCGCAAGACCACTGGGCGGTCACGGTGCGTCAGTTGTTCCAGACCCCGTCCTTTTTCTGGCTGGTCTGCACGGGCGGCTCTGCGGCCATTGCCGGTTATGCCATCGGCACCTGGAGCCCGAGCTTCCTGATCCGCTCCCACGGCTTGAGCCTGCAGGACGCCGGGCTGCTGGCCGGGGTCGCAGGCGGCGCCGGGGCAACGTTCGGCACCCTCACCTGCGGCATCTTGTGCGATCGCCTGGCGCGCCGTGACAAGGGCTGGCAAATCGGCGTGCCGCTGCTGGGCACGCTGATCAGCATCCCCTTTGGCCTGGCCTATTTTCTGTGGCCGGTGGGCACCGCGTTTTATGTGGGCAACACCCCCGTGCCCAGCGCTTTCCTGTTTTATGGCGTGTTCAGCTTCTTCGGCACCTGGTGGGCAACACCTTGCTTGGGGGCGATTTCCCATCTGTTCCCGGCCACGCGACTGGCGCAGGCCACGGCGATTTTCGTGATGGCCATGACCCTGCTCGGGGTTGGCGTAGGGCCGCTACTGATCGGCATGCTCAGTGACGGCTTCGCCCATACCCTGGGCAACGAAGGCCTGCGCTATGCCCTGGCCTCCTGTGTTTCGCTGCTGGTCCTGGCCTCGGTGTTTCTGGCCTTGGCCCTGCCGCGCTATCGCAACCACCTGATGAACAAGACCCCGACCCCAGCACCGCTGGCTGACGCGGCCACTGCCTGA
- a CDS encoding alpha/beta fold hydrolase produces the protein MTEQDLPLPIGHFVTLDNGLRLHFLDEGSGPVVLWLHGSGPGASGYSNFKGNYPQFVAAGFRNLVVDLPGFGRSDKPEEVNYDLEFFVNTLSGFLKAVGVKRATLLGNSLGGAIALGLALAEPERVEKLILMAPGGVEERETYFKMIGIQRMVELYNAGPLGIEQMRRIMSLQLFDSSQLDDNLLAERVAVALHQPRNLFSTMLVPNMTERLEELQAPILGFWGTNDNFNPATGALKVLNHAPNARFIMLNQCGHWVQVEHRELFNKACLEFLRS, from the coding sequence ATGACCGAACAAGACCTTCCCCTGCCCATCGGCCACTTTGTGACACTGGACAACGGCCTGCGCCTGCACTTTCTCGACGAGGGCAGCGGCCCGGTCGTATTGTGGCTGCATGGCAGCGGCCCGGGCGCCAGCGGCTACAGCAACTTCAAGGGCAACTACCCGCAGTTTGTCGCTGCCGGGTTTCGCAACCTGGTGGTGGATTTGCCGGGTTTCGGCCGCTCCGACAAGCCGGAAGAGGTGAACTATGACCTCGAGTTTTTCGTTAACACCCTGTCGGGCTTTCTCAAGGCCGTAGGCGTCAAGCGCGCTACCCTGCTCGGCAACTCGTTGGGTGGGGCGATTGCCCTGGGCCTGGCGCTGGCGGAGCCGGAGCGCGTCGAAAAGCTGATCCTGATGGCCCCCGGCGGTGTTGAAGAGCGCGAGACCTATTTCAAGATGATCGGCATCCAGCGCATGGTCGAGCTGTACAACGCAGGCCCGCTGGGCATCGAACAGATGCGCCGGATCATGAGCCTGCAACTGTTCGACAGCTCGCAACTGGACGACAACCTGCTGGCCGAGCGTGTGGCCGTGGCCTTACACCAGCCGCGCAATCTGTTCAGCACCATGCTGGTGCCCAACATGACCGAACGCCTTGAGGAACTGCAGGCGCCGATCCTCGGTTTCTGGGGCACCAACGACAACTTCAACCCCGCCACCGGCGCGCTGAAAGTGCTGAACCACGCGCCCAATGCGCGTTTTATCATGCTCAACCAGTGCGGGCACTGGGTGCAGGTTGAACACCGTGAGCTGTTCAACAAGGCGTGCCTGGAGTTTTTGCGCAGTTGA
- a CDS encoding FAD-dependent oxidoreductase produces the protein MTKYPQLLAPGRIGSMELRNRIIMAPMGSNFAEADGQCGERIQAYYEARARGGAALLIMGVCSVAFPAGTAEPFQVGVSSDDFIPGLSRLAERVHQHGAKIAMQLQHAGKTAVRDMAEGRQLWVPSVPPMLQSDMMAALTPEELANFVSSMKRRAEGSPIRVMDSADIAQMIDWFACAADRARRAGFDGVEIHAAHGYIIAGFLSGYYNQREDEYGGTLENRARLLLQIIAAIRAKVGHEFAVWLRLDAEELHTPGGINLEDAKAVARLAEAAGVDAVSVSATARITSGVVFTEAPLVHKPGGYLEWTAALKRSVQVPVIAVGRIEPDVGEAALKRGDCDFIAMARKFLADPDLPNKLLHDQEASIRPCIYCYVCVSQIFINERVKCAVNPMTGHEFEYVIGPTATPKHLVVVGAGPAGMEAARIAALRGHRVTLLERSDRLGGTLFFAGLAYAENARLLDNLKVQVQQSSIDIRLNTQASPALLRDLGADQVLVAVGAERAAPAIPGADQDHVWSGDELRRLMTGDRAEEIAKRKLSFTQRAMMKAGSLTGITDSREAMEKLSRVWMPLGKRVTIIGGGLVGLELAEFLIARGRQVTVLESGTHLGRELAIVRRWRVLHEIRVHGGQLITGASVSAIEGHCVRYQLADGTSAQSEADSVVLAIGAQPDTGLLDELTRAGLSASSIGDCHSIGYIEGAISAGHKAGREA, from the coding sequence ATGACAAAATACCCTCAGTTGCTGGCACCTGGTCGCATCGGTTCGATGGAACTGCGCAACCGCATCATCATGGCGCCGATGGGCTCCAATTTCGCCGAGGCCGATGGCCAGTGTGGCGAGCGCATCCAGGCCTATTACGAAGCCCGCGCCCGTGGCGGTGCCGCGCTGCTGATCATGGGCGTGTGCTCGGTGGCGTTCCCGGCCGGCACCGCCGAGCCATTCCAGGTCGGCGTTTCCAGCGATGACTTTATCCCCGGGCTCAGTCGCCTGGCCGAACGCGTGCATCAGCACGGCGCCAAAATCGCCATGCAGTTGCAGCACGCGGGCAAGACTGCAGTGCGCGACATGGCTGAAGGCCGGCAACTGTGGGTGCCTTCGGTACCGCCCATGTTGCAAAGCGACATGATGGCCGCATTGACGCCTGAAGAACTGGCCAACTTTGTCAGCTCCATGAAACGCCGCGCCGAAGGCTCGCCGATCCGGGTGATGGACAGCGCCGATATCGCGCAGATGATTGACTGGTTTGCCTGTGCCGCCGATCGCGCCAGGCGCGCCGGTTTCGACGGTGTGGAGATCCACGCGGCCCACGGCTACATCATCGCCGGCTTCTTGTCGGGCTATTACAACCAGCGTGAAGACGAATACGGCGGCACGCTGGAAAACCGCGCCCGGCTGTTGCTGCAAATCATCGCGGCCATACGGGCCAAGGTCGGCCATGAATTTGCCGTGTGGCTGCGCCTGGACGCCGAAGAGTTGCACACCCCCGGCGGCATCAATCTTGAAGACGCCAAAGCCGTGGCGCGCCTGGCAGAGGCCGCCGGGGTAGATGCCGTGAGCGTATCGGCCACTGCGCGAATCACCAGCGGCGTGGTGTTTACAGAGGCGCCACTGGTGCACAAGCCCGGCGGTTATCTGGAATGGACCGCCGCCCTCAAGCGCAGCGTACAGGTGCCGGTGATTGCCGTGGGGCGCATCGAGCCGGATGTCGGTGAAGCAGCCCTCAAGCGTGGCGACTGTGATTTTATCGCAATGGCGCGCAAGTTCCTGGCCGACCCCGACTTGCCCAACAAGCTGCTCCACGATCAGGAAGCCAGCATCCGCCCGTGCATCTATTGCTATGTGTGCGTGAGCCAGATTTTTATCAACGAACGGGTCAAGTGCGCGGTCAACCCCATGACCGGCCATGAGTTCGAATACGTGATCGGCCCCACGGCCACGCCCAAACATCTGGTGGTGGTCGGGGCCGGGCCGGCGGGCATGGAAGCCGCACGCATCGCTGCCTTGCGCGGCCACCGCGTGACCCTGCTCGAACGCAGCGACCGCCTCGGTGGCACGCTGTTTTTCGCAGGTCTGGCCTATGCCGAAAACGCGCGATTACTGGACAACCTCAAGGTGCAGGTGCAGCAGTCGTCGATAGATATCCGCCTCAATACCCAGGCCAGCCCTGCCCTGCTGCGCGACCTGGGCGCCGATCAGGTGCTGGTGGCCGTCGGTGCCGAACGTGCGGCCCCGGCGATTCCCGGCGCCGATCAGGACCATGTGTGGAGCGGCGACGAACTGCGTCGCCTGATGACCGGCGACCGCGCTGAAGAAATCGCCAAACGCAAACTGTCCTTTACCCAACGGGCGATGATGAAAGCCGGCAGCCTGACCGGTATCACCGACAGCCGTGAAGCCATGGAAAAACTGTCACGGGTGTGGATGCCGCTGGGCAAGCGCGTGACCATTATCGGTGGCGGCCTGGTGGGCCTGGAGCTGGCGGAGTTCCTGATTGCCCGCGGGCGCCAGGTGACCGTGCTGGAAAGCGGTACCCACCTGGGCCGCGAACTGGCCATTGTGCGCCGCTGGCGGGTGTTGCATGAGATTCGTGTGCATGGCGGCCAGCTGATCACCGGAGCCAGCGTCAGCGCCATTGAAGGTCATTGCGTGCGCTATCAACTGGCCGATGGGACCTCGGCGCAGAGCGAGGCCGACTCCGTGGTGCTGGCTATCGGTGCCCAGCCCGATACCGGACTGCTCGACGAGCTGACCCGGGCGGGCCTGAGCGCCAGCAGCATTGGCGACTGCCACAGTATCGGCTACATCGAAGGCGCCATCAGCGCCGGGCACAAGGCCGGGCGCGAAGCCTGA
- a CDS encoding LysR family transcriptional regulator produces the protein MTVKQIRAFLAVAQSLSFAVACQRLHLSQSALSLTIKALEEGLGGRLFSRTTRNVALTPEGESLLPLARRLIAEWDNAEDEIRQRFTLQRGRVTLAAIPSFAGNLLPSILKDFRVRYPKVNVTVNDVINEQVLELVGDRQVELGVAFEPAPGSSLTFTPLYRDRFVAVVPRDSALAGHTLIDWHTLLQQPFITLQRPSAVRVMLEEHLQARQMKLPVDFESHQLATVGRMVACGLGVSVVPALCAEQMRELGACCITLHEPVVERAIGVLTKPGHELSAAAQAMFDCLLETPW, from the coding sequence ATGACCGTCAAACAGATCCGCGCCTTTCTTGCCGTGGCCCAGAGCTTGAGTTTTGCGGTGGCCTGCCAGCGCCTGCATTTGTCGCAGTCGGCCCTGAGCCTGACCATCAAGGCCCTGGAAGAGGGCCTGGGCGGGCGCCTGTTCAGCCGCACCACGCGCAATGTGGCCCTGACCCCCGAAGGTGAATCGCTGCTGCCCCTGGCCCGGCGCCTGATCGCTGAATGGGACAACGCTGAGGACGAGATACGTCAGCGCTTTACCCTGCAACGTGGACGCGTGACCCTGGCGGCCATCCCGTCGTTCGCGGGTAATTTGCTGCCGTCGATCCTCAAGGATTTTCGTGTGCGTTACCCCAAGGTCAATGTCACGGTCAACGACGTGATCAATGAGCAAGTGCTGGAGCTGGTTGGCGATCGGCAAGTGGAACTGGGTGTGGCTTTCGAGCCCGCGCCGGGTTCTTCGTTGACCTTTACCCCGTTGTACAGGGACCGTTTTGTCGCCGTGGTACCGCGTGACTCAGCGCTGGCCGGGCATACCCTGATTGACTGGCACACTTTGCTGCAGCAGCCCTTTATCACCTTGCAGCGGCCTTCAGCCGTGCGGGTCATGCTGGAGGAACACTTGCAGGCCCGGCAGATGAAACTGCCGGTGGATTTTGAAAGCCATCAACTGGCAACGGTGGGGCGCATGGTCGCCTGCGGGCTGGGTGTCAGTGTGGTTCCAGCCTTGTGCGCCGAGCAGATGCGCGAACTCGGTGCATGCTGCATCACCCTGCATGAGCCGGTGGTGGAGCGGGCCATCGGGGTGTTGACCAAGCCCGGCCATGAGCTGTCTGCCGCGGCCCAGGCGATGTTTGACTGTTTGCTTGAAACGCCCTGGTGA
- a CDS encoding CoA transferase subunit A, with amino-acid sequence MAGFDKCVATYEEALAGLKDGMTVIAGGFGLCGIPENLINEIKRQGIRDLTVVSNNCGVDGFGLGVLLEDRQISKVIASYVGENALFEKQLLSGEIEVELTPQGTLAEKMRAGGAGIPAFFTATGVGTPVADGKETREFKGRTYLMEESITGDFAIVKGWKADRFGNVIYRHTAQNFNPLAATAGKITVVEVEEIVEPGELDPTQIHTPGIYVDRIICGTFEKRIEQLTERA; translated from the coding sequence ATGGCTGGTTTCGACAAGTGCGTGGCGACCTACGAAGAGGCGCTGGCCGGGCTCAAGGACGGCATGACCGTGATTGCCGGCGGCTTTGGCCTGTGCGGCATCCCGGAAAACCTGATCAACGAGATCAAGCGCCAGGGCATCCGCGATCTCACTGTGGTCTCCAACAACTGCGGCGTTGACGGTTTTGGCCTCGGTGTGTTGCTGGAGGACCGCCAGATCAGCAAGGTGATTGCTTCTTATGTGGGTGAAAACGCCTTGTTCGAGAAGCAATTGCTCAGCGGCGAAATTGAAGTGGAACTGACCCCGCAAGGTACGCTGGCCGAAAAAATGCGCGCTGGCGGTGCTGGCATCCCGGCGTTTTTCACCGCGACCGGGGTCGGCACCCCCGTTGCCGACGGCAAGGAAACCCGCGAGTTCAAAGGGCGCACCTATTTGATGGAAGAGTCCATCACCGGCGACTTCGCGATTGTCAAAGGCTGGAAGGCTGACCGCTTCGGCAACGTGATCTATCGCCATACCGCGCAAAACTTCAACCCCCTGGCCGCCACGGCCGGCAAGATCACCGTGGTCGAAGTCGAAGAAATCGTCGAGCCCGGCGAGCTGGACCCGACGCAGATCCACACCCCCGGCATCTACGTCGACCGGATCATTTGCGGCACGTTTGAAAAACGTATCGAACAGCTCACCGAGCGCGCCTGA
- a CDS encoding CoA transferase subunit B gives MALSREQMAQRVAREMQDGFYVNLGIGIPTLVANYIPEGMEVMLQSENGLLGMGAFPRVGEADADMINAGKQTVTARTGASIFSSAESFAMIRGGHIDLTVLGAFEVDVQGNIASWMIPGKLVKGMGGAMDLVAGADNIIVTMTHASKDGESKLLSRCSLPLTGAGCIKRVLTDLAYLEIENGAFILKERAPGVSIDEIVRKTAGKLIVPEHVPQMQFA, from the coding sequence ATGGCACTTTCCCGCGAACAAATGGCCCAGCGCGTCGCCCGCGAAATGCAGGACGGCTTTTATGTAAACCTGGGGATCGGTATCCCCACCCTGGTCGCCAACTACATCCCCGAAGGCATGGAAGTCATGCTGCAATCGGAGAACGGGCTGCTCGGCATGGGCGCCTTCCCCCGCGTCGGTGAAGCGGACGCGGACATGATCAACGCCGGCAAGCAAACCGTGACGGCCCGCACCGGGGCCTCGATTTTTTCTTCGGCCGAATCCTTCGCGATGATTCGCGGCGGCCATATCGATCTCACCGTACTCGGTGCCTTCGAGGTCGACGTACAGGGCAATATCGCTTCCTGGATGATCCCCGGCAAACTGGTCAAGGGCATGGGCGGCGCGATGGATCTGGTAGCCGGCGCAGACAATATCATCGTCACCATGACCCACGCCTCCAAGGACGGCGAGTCCAAACTGCTGTCGCGTTGCAGCCTGCCACTGACTGGCGCAGGATGCATCAAGCGCGTGCTGACCGACCTTGCCTATCTGGAGATCGAAAACGGCGCCTTCATTCTCAAGGAGCGCGCCCCCGGCGTCAGCATTGACGAGATCGTGCGCAAAACCGCAGGCAAGTTGATCGTCCCGGAGCATGTCCCGCAAATGCAGTTCGCTTGA
- a CDS encoding acetyl-CoA C-acetyltransferase, which translates to MQDVVIVAATRTAIGSFQGSLATVPAAELGAALIRQLLATTGLKGDQVDEVILGQVLTAGCGQNPARQASILAGLPNTVPALTLNKLCGSGLKALHLATQAIRCGDAEVVIAGGMESMSLAPYVLPAARTGLRMGHGKMLDSLLHDGLMDAFNDYHMGITAENLADKYQLSREQQDAFAAASQQKASAAIESGRFADEITPILIPQRKGDPLSFEVDEQPRAGITAESLGKLKPAFKKDGSVTAGNSSTINDGAAAVILMSADKAKALGLPVLARIAGYANAGVDPAIMGIGPVAATRACLGKAGWNIDQLDLIEANEAFAAQSLAVAKELEWDMNKVNVNGGAIALGHPIGASGCRVLVTLLHEMIKRDAKKGLATLCIGGGMGVALAIERD; encoded by the coding sequence ATGCAAGATGTCGTTATTGTTGCCGCCACCCGTACTGCGATAGGCAGCTTTCAAGGCTCACTGGCCACTGTCCCGGCCGCCGAACTGGGCGCTGCGCTGATCCGTCAGTTGCTCGCGACAACCGGCCTGAAGGGTGACCAGGTGGATGAAGTGATCCTCGGCCAGGTGCTCACCGCAGGCTGCGGGCAGAACCCGGCACGCCAGGCGTCGATCCTTGCCGGCCTGCCCAACACGGTTCCGGCACTGACCCTCAACAAGCTCTGCGGTTCGGGCCTCAAGGCCTTGCACCTGGCTACCCAGGCCATTCGCTGTGGCGATGCCGAGGTGGTGATCGCCGGGGGCATGGAAAGCATGAGCCTGGCCCCCTATGTGCTGCCCGCAGCCCGTACCGGCTTGCGCATGGGCCATGGGAAGATGCTCGACAGCCTGCTGCACGACGGCTTGATGGATGCCTTCAACGATTACCACATGGGCATCACCGCCGAGAACCTGGCAGACAAGTACCAGTTGAGTCGCGAACAGCAGGACGCGTTTGCCGCCGCCTCGCAACAAAAAGCCAGCGCGGCAATCGAGTCCGGGCGCTTCGCTGACGAAATCACGCCGATTCTGATCCCTCAGCGCAAGGGCGACCCGCTGTCATTCGAAGTCGACGAACAGCCCCGCGCCGGGATCACCGCCGAGTCCCTGGGCAAGCTCAAGCCTGCGTTCAAAAAGGATGGCAGCGTCACTGCCGGCAACTCGTCGACCATCAATGACGGCGCCGCTGCCGTGATCCTGATGAGTGCCGACAAGGCCAAGGCGTTGGGCCTGCCCGTGCTGGCCCGTATCGCCGGTTACGCCAACGCCGGGGTCGACCCCGCAATCATGGGCATCGGCCCGGTCGCGGCCACCCGCGCGTGCCTGGGCAAGGCTGGCTGGAACATCGATCAGTTGGACCTGATCGAAGCCAACGAAGCCTTTGCCGCGCAATCATTGGCCGTGGCCAAGGAACTGGAATGGGACATGAACAAGGTTAACGTCAACGGCGGTGCCATTGCCCTGGGCCACCCGATCGGCGCCTCGGGTTGCCGGGTGCTGGTGACGTTGTTGCACGAGATGATCAAGCGTGATGCGAAAAAAGGCCTCGCGACCCTGTGCATCGGTGGTGGCATGGGCGTCGCCCTGGCCATCGAGCGCGACTGA
- a CDS encoding winged helix-turn-helix transcriptional regulator — protein MVKPLTDSASTAPACPVARGVDLIGDRWSLLIVRDAFDGVRRFGDFQSGLGVARSVLTNRLKNLVEAGIFEVRPASDGTSYQEYVLTAKGQSLFPVVVAFRQWAEQHLFAPHEAHSQLVDSTTGQPLGLMQPVTAQGQVIAPEQTRVKKNPA, from the coding sequence ATGGTCAAGCCGCTTACTGATTCTGCCTCAACTGCCCCAGCCTGCCCGGTGGCCCGGGGGGTGGACTTGATCGGCGATCGCTGGTCATTGTTGATCGTGCGTGACGCCTTTGATGGCGTTCGCCGCTTCGGGGATTTCCAGAGTGGTCTGGGCGTTGCGCGCAGCGTGCTCACCAACCGCCTGAAGAATCTGGTGGAAGCCGGGATTTTCGAGGTGCGACCCGCATCAGATGGCACCTCGTATCAGGAGTATGTGCTGACGGCGAAAGGCCAGAGCCTGTTCCCGGTGGTCGTGGCGTTTCGTCAATGGGCCGAGCAGCATCTGTTTGCTCCCCACGAGGCACATTCGCAGTTGGTGGACAGCACCACTGGCCAACCGCTGGGCCTGATGCAGCCGGTGACTGCGCAAGGGCAGGTGATTGCCCCCGAGCAAACCCGGGTGAAAAAAAACCCGGCGTAA